Proteins encoded by one window of Haladaptatus sp. ZSTT2:
- a CDS encoding archaea-specific SMC-related protein: protein MSVEQQTKEKASIHVENIGGISETDVTFSPGVTILAGRNATNRTSLLQAIMAVCGSDNVSVKGDADEAYVELTIGEETYTRTLSRHNGVVSGDGTPHLENPTLADLFAFLLESNEARRAVALGEDLRELIMRPVDTEEIQAEISRLVAERKSLEDELAEIDSLKGKLPELESERTRLEAQIEEKKEALEAKEQEIETIDADVEESREEKEKFEETLDKLRGKRSSLDDVRYDLETEQESLSALKQEQHELEDESQSLPDAPVGEIKDIESDIERLRGKKQTIESELTELQSIIRFNEEMLNGTNRELLDALSAERDGDGSLTDKLLEADATTCWTCGSAVETDQITSTVSQLKDLNRQKISATNEIQSDLDELKAERSSLQQKQQQRERVERRLAEIEDEIEDRNESIETLRERREALTEEIEQIEETVDDVEDDSYSEIIEVHREANQLEYELGKLENDLERVEDQISTLESRIRERDSLVSTRESVQADIEELRTKIERIEEEAIEGFNEHMDTVLSMLDYANIERIWLERIEREVREGRRKVQKSVFELHVIRSTASGATYEDTVDHLSESEREVTGLVFALAGYLAHDVHETVSFMLLDSLEAIDSERIASLLEYLDDYSEYLVVALLPEDAAAVSDDYQRITEI from the coding sequence ATGAGCGTTGAACAACAAACGAAGGAAAAAGCGAGTATCCACGTTGAAAATATCGGTGGAATTTCTGAAACGGATGTCACATTCTCGCCCGGAGTCACCATTCTTGCTGGTCGAAACGCAACCAACCGCACTTCGCTCTTACAGGCTATCATGGCCGTGTGCGGGAGCGACAACGTCTCCGTCAAGGGCGACGCAGATGAGGCCTACGTCGAACTCACGATTGGGGAGGAAACCTACACGCGTACACTCTCGCGTCACAACGGCGTGGTGAGTGGTGATGGAACCCCACATCTCGAAAATCCCACGCTCGCAGACCTGTTTGCGTTCTTGCTCGAATCGAACGAGGCGCGCAGAGCCGTCGCCCTCGGTGAAGACCTCCGCGAACTCATCATGCGCCCGGTCGATACAGAGGAGATTCAAGCCGAAATCTCTCGGCTCGTTGCAGAGCGCAAGTCGCTCGAAGACGAACTTGCAGAAATCGACTCGCTCAAAGGAAAGCTGCCAGAGCTCGAAAGCGAACGCACGCGCCTCGAAGCCCAAATCGAGGAGAAAAAGGAAGCACTCGAAGCCAAAGAACAAGAGATTGAGACGATAGATGCAGACGTAGAAGAGTCGCGTGAGGAGAAAGAAAAGTTCGAAGAAACGCTCGACAAACTTCGAGGGAAGCGCTCCTCGCTCGATGACGTTCGCTACGACCTTGAGACAGAACAAGAAAGTCTCTCTGCGCTCAAGCAAGAGCAACACGAACTCGAAGACGAGTCACAATCCCTGCCGGACGCGCCGGTCGGTGAAATCAAGGACATCGAGTCAGATATCGAACGATTGCGCGGAAAAAAACAGACCATCGAAAGCGAGCTGACGGAACTCCAGAGCATCATCCGATTCAACGAGGAGATGCTCAACGGGACGAACCGCGAACTGCTCGACGCGCTGAGCGCAGAGCGTGACGGTGATGGGTCGCTCACCGACAAGCTGCTCGAAGCCGACGCAACGACGTGTTGGACCTGTGGCAGTGCGGTCGAAACCGACCAGATAACGTCGACGGTGAGCCAGCTCAAAGATTTAAATCGGCAGAAGATCAGCGCGACAAACGAGATTCAGTCGGATTTAGACGAATTGAAAGCAGAACGGAGCTCCCTCCAGCAAAAACAACAGCAACGCGAGCGGGTCGAACGTCGCCTCGCGGAAATCGAAGACGAAATCGAAGACCGAAACGAGAGCATCGAAACGCTGAGAGAGCGGCGTGAGGCGCTGACCGAAGAAATCGAGCAGATAGAAGAAACGGTCGATGACGTAGAAGACGACTCCTACAGCGAGATTATCGAGGTTCACCGCGAAGCCAACCAGCTGGAGTACGAACTCGGCAAGCTCGAAAACGACTTAGAGCGTGTCGAAGACCAGATTTCGACGCTCGAATCACGCATCAGAGAGCGCGACAGCCTCGTTTCGACCCGCGAATCGGTGCAAGCCGACATCGAAGAGCTACGGACGAAAATCGAGCGCATCGAAGAAGAGGCAATCGAAGGCTTCAACGAGCACATGGACACAGTGCTCTCGATGCTCGATTACGCCAATATCGAACGTATCTGGCTCGAACGTATCGAACGTGAAGTGCGCGAGGGGCGACGGAAAGTCCAAAAAAGCGTGTTCGAGTTGCACGTCATCCGGAGCACGGCCTCCGGTGCAACCTACGAGGACACGGTTGACCACCTGAGCGAAAGCGAGCGGGAGGTGACGGGCCTCGTGTTCGCCCTCGCTGGCTATCTCGCCCACGACGTCCACGAGACTGTCTCGTTCATGTTGCTTGACTCGCTCGAAGCCATCGACTCAGAACGTATCGCGTCGCTTCTCGAATACTTAGACGACTACTCAGAGTACCTCGTCGTCGCGTTGCTCCCAGAGGACGCGGCCGCCGTCAGCGACGACTACCAGCGCATCACCGAAATCTAA
- a CDS encoding IclR family transcriptional regulator, whose amino-acid sequence MTDAPANTSARHPTTATIKSLDTTFAIIDAVKELEAARVTDIATHADVSKSTAHKHLATLVAHEYVTKTGNEYRLGFRFLDLGGHTRSRFPGAHIIKPKLQELAAKTGEVSQYMTEEYGQSVVLYREEGQNGVPSKTRPGTRMYIHQTASGKAILSQLPRERVEAIVDKWGLPKATSSTITDREALFEELAAIRERGISYSYGESTKGLYAVAAPMTDPDETVLGACVVSGPSHRMKGEPMEETFPQLLLSIVNEIELNIAHS is encoded by the coding sequence ATGACCGACGCCCCGGCAAACACATCGGCTCGTCACCCGACAACAGCGACGATAAAGAGTCTGGATACGACCTTTGCCATCATCGACGCGGTAAAGGAGTTAGAAGCTGCGCGTGTCACGGACATCGCCACCCACGCGGACGTCTCAAAGAGCACCGCACACAAACACCTGGCAACGCTCGTCGCCCACGAATACGTGACAAAGACGGGCAACGAGTACCGACTGGGCTTCCGATTTCTCGACCTCGGCGGCCACACTCGCTCACGATTTCCCGGGGCGCACATTATCAAGCCAAAACTCCAAGAACTGGCTGCCAAAACGGGCGAGGTTTCGCAGTACATGACCGAAGAGTACGGGCAATCGGTCGTCCTCTACAGAGAAGAAGGACAGAACGGCGTTCCCTCGAAAACGCGGCCGGGGACTCGGATGTACATCCACCAAACCGCTTCGGGGAAGGCGATTCTCTCACAGCTACCGCGAGAGCGCGTAGAGGCAATCGTGGATAAGTGGGGGCTCCCGAAAGCCACGAGTTCGACCATCACGGACCGCGAAGCCCTGTTTGAAGAACTCGCAGCGATTCGTGAACGCGGGATTTCCTACAGCTATGGCGAAAGCACGAAAGGTTTGTACGCGGTGGCGGCCCCGATGACTGACCCTGATGAAACAGTGCTAGGGGCGTGCGTTGTCTCAGGTCCTAGCCACCGGATGAAAGGAGAGCCGATGGAAGAAACATTTCCACAGCTATTGTTGAGCATTGTCAATGAAATAGAGCTGAACATCGCTCATTCATAG